Proteins encoded by one window of Dryocola sp. LX212:
- the luxS gene encoding S-ribosylhomocysteine lyase, translated as MPLLDSFTVDHTRMGAPAVRVAKTMHTPSGDTITVFDLRFCVPNKEVMPEKGIHTLEHLFAGFMRDHLNGNGVEIIDISPMGCRTGFYMSLIGVPEESRVAEAWKAAMEDVLKVKEQNQIPELNVYQCGTYHMHSLQEAQDIARHIIEHGVSVNSNDELALPKEKLKELHI; from the coding sequence ATGCCATTGTTGGATAGTTTCACTGTCGACCACACCCGCATGGGCGCGCCAGCAGTACGTGTAGCCAAAACGATGCACACACCAAGCGGCGATACCATCACCGTATTCGACCTGCGCTTTTGTGTCCCGAACAAGGAAGTGATGCCGGAAAAAGGGATCCATACGCTTGAGCACCTGTTTGCAGGTTTCATGCGCGATCACTTAAACGGTAACGGCGTTGAGATCATCGATATTTCGCCGATGGGCTGCCGCACCGGCTTTTACATGAGCCTGATTGGCGTGCCGGAAGAAAGCCGCGTTGCCGAAGCATGGAAAGCGGCAATGGAAGACGTGCTGAAGGTAAAAGAGCAGAACCAGATCCCGGAACTCAACGTCTATCAGTGTGGCACATACCACATGCACTCTCTGCAGGAAGCGCAGGACATTGCGCGCCATATCATAGAGCACGGTGTGAGCGTCAACAGCAATGACGAGCTGGCGCTGCCGAAAGAAAAGCTGAAAGAGCTGCACATCTAG